From Actinoplanes oblitus, a single genomic window includes:
- the mptB gene encoding polyprenol phosphomannose-dependent alpha 1,6 mannosyltransferase MptB → MPRPFLVRTTGLLGSALLAGAAYLGGARWPWAPPMNPRTIFAGRDGVLLPVLWLAGTLLLTGAWWAGRRVVPSARWAFVTAGLWALPLLPFLPLGSYDAYSYACQGWQQATGLDPYAGGVDLLGCPWDDAVAPTWRAAPAPYGPVFLVLAAAAAKLAGSLTGTLALLRLIAVLGVVALGACLPVLARRAGVPVERAVWLVFACPLVLIHLISGMHNDAVMVALLAGGLAVAATGRGWPAGVLFGLAVGVKATAVVALPFAIFLIPRAWWRATLELVLGAAGALALVSAGAGLGLGWIGGLTGSGVSVQWTAPPTAIGMTLELLGVPHAVAVTRVLGLIALAGVLLWLFRRAWRGGDPLLHAGLALAATVLLAPVFHPWYAIWPLTVLAATVRRETRWLVVPCAVAAVLCLPDGYNLALATKAQGAVAMTVFAGFLAWKVLHEANRDPDRLRTGRGGTDSRLRAP, encoded by the coding sequence ATGCCCCGTCCGTTCCTCGTCCGCACCACGGGGCTGCTCGGCAGCGCGCTGCTGGCCGGCGCCGCGTACCTCGGCGGCGCGCGCTGGCCGTGGGCACCGCCGATGAACCCGCGCACCATCTTCGCGGGGCGGGACGGGGTGCTGCTGCCGGTGCTCTGGCTGGCCGGCACGCTGCTGCTGACCGGCGCCTGGTGGGCCGGGCGGCGGGTGGTGCCGTCGGCGCGGTGGGCCTTCGTCACGGCCGGGCTGTGGGCGCTGCCGCTGCTCCCGTTCCTGCCGCTGGGCAGCTACGACGCTTATTCGTACGCGTGTCAGGGCTGGCAGCAGGCGACCGGGCTGGATCCGTACGCCGGTGGTGTCGATCTTCTGGGGTGCCCCTGGGACGACGCCGTCGCGCCTACCTGGCGTGCCGCCCCCGCGCCGTACGGTCCGGTCTTCCTGGTCCTGGCCGCCGCCGCGGCCAAGCTGGCCGGCTCGCTCACCGGGACCCTCGCACTGCTCCGCCTGATCGCGGTGCTCGGCGTGGTGGCGCTCGGCGCCTGCCTGCCGGTGCTGGCCCGGCGGGCCGGGGTGCCGGTGGAGCGCGCGGTCTGGCTGGTGTTCGCCTGCCCGCTGGTGCTCATCCACCTGATCTCCGGCATGCACAACGACGCGGTGATGGTGGCGCTGCTGGCCGGCGGTCTCGCGGTGGCGGCGACCGGCCGTGGGTGGCCGGCCGGCGTGCTGTTCGGGCTCGCGGTGGGGGTGAAGGCGACGGCTGTCGTCGCGCTGCCGTTCGCTATCTTCCTGATCCCGCGGGCGTGGTGGCGGGCCACGCTGGAACTGGTCCTGGGCGCCGCCGGTGCCCTCGCGCTGGTCTCCGCCGGGGCCGGGCTGGGGCTGGGCTGGATCGGCGGGCTGACCGGCAGCGGCGTCTCGGTGCAGTGGACCGCGCCGCCCACCGCGATCGGGATGACCCTGGAGCTGCTCGGGGTGCCGCACGCGGTCGCGGTGACCCGGGTGCTCGGCCTGATCGCCCTGGCCGGCGTGCTGCTCTGGCTGTTCCGGCGGGCCTGGCGCGGCGGTGACCCGCTGCTGCACGCCGGGCTGGCGCTGGCCGCGACAGTGCTGCTCGCCCCGGTCTTCCACCCGTGGTACGCGATCTGGCCGCTCACCGTGCTGGCCGCCACAGTGCGGCGGGAGACTCGCTGGCTGGTCGTACCATGCGCGGTGGCCGCCGTCCTCTGCCTGCCCGACGGTTACAACCTGGCCCTCGCCACCAAGGCGCAGGGCGCCGTCGCGATGACGGTTTTCGCCGGTTTTCTAGCGTGGAAAGTGCTGCATGAAGCGAATCGTGACCCTGATCGTCTCCGTACTGGCCGCGGCGGCACTGATTCTCGTCTCCGGGCTCCGTAA
- a CDS encoding glycosyltransferase 87 family protein — translation MKRIVTLIVSVLAAAALILVSGLRNKFFDSKVYWGAVRYWFHDGGMVYDWLQRDTPYGFTYPPFAGLVMSPMAVLPFVLVVVLASIGTVVTTGLLVWWLAGPVLSRMKQPLWLTFGVAWCVALAFEPVRETFTFGQVNTLLLTCVTADMLFGVARGKWWAGAGIGLATAIKLTPGVFILYLLVTRRWREAGTAIGAAGAATVLAGALFPDQSREFWTSALWDTNRVGSLWFLSNQSERGMLARFPFDAVESQVWIVCVLATLGFWAWRVTRSRDDVLGGLALTGILGCLISPVTWIHHCVWLIPALIRCVERFWTAGDRRPAYLAVAAYVLMSSHLTWAWENRPQPPLAFLGSNIYVWFGLALLIWTPVGTRSPVAVGEPERVLAPDLGKLV, via the coding sequence ATGAAGCGAATCGTGACCCTGATCGTCTCCGTACTGGCCGCGGCGGCACTGATTCTCGTCTCCGGGCTCCGTAACAAGTTCTTCGACTCGAAGGTCTACTGGGGCGCGGTGCGGTACTGGTTCCACGACGGCGGGATGGTCTACGACTGGCTGCAGCGGGACACGCCGTACGGATTCACCTACCCGCCGTTCGCCGGGCTGGTCATGTCTCCGATGGCGGTGCTGCCGTTCGTGCTGGTCGTGGTGCTCGCCTCGATCGGCACCGTGGTCACCACCGGGCTGCTGGTCTGGTGGCTGGCCGGGCCGGTGCTGAGCCGGATGAAGCAGCCGCTGTGGCTCACCTTCGGGGTGGCCTGGTGCGTCGCGCTGGCCTTCGAGCCGGTCCGTGAGACGTTCACCTTCGGTCAGGTGAACACGCTGCTGCTCACCTGTGTGACGGCGGACATGCTGTTCGGCGTGGCCCGCGGCAAGTGGTGGGCCGGCGCCGGGATCGGGCTGGCCACCGCGATCAAGCTGACCCCCGGCGTGTTCATCCTGTACCTGCTGGTCACCCGGCGCTGGCGGGAGGCCGGCACGGCGATCGGCGCGGCCGGCGCGGCGACGGTGCTGGCCGGCGCGCTCTTCCCGGACCAGTCCCGGGAGTTCTGGACCTCGGCGCTGTGGGACACCAACCGGGTGGGCAGCCTCTGGTTCCTCTCCAACCAGTCCGAGCGGGGGATGCTGGCCCGGTTCCCGTTCGACGCGGTCGAGTCGCAGGTGTGGATCGTCTGCGTGCTGGCCACGCTGGGGTTCTGGGCGTGGCGGGTGACCCGTTCGCGGGACGACGTGCTCGGCGGGCTGGCGCTGACCGGCATCCTGGGCTGCCTGATCAGCCCGGTCACCTGGATCCACCACTGTGTCTGGCTGATCCCGGCGCTGATCCGCTGCGTGGAGCGCTTCTGGACGGCCGGTGACCGCCGGCCCGCCTACCTGGCGGTCGCCGCCTACGTGCTGATGAGCTCCCACCTCACCTGGGCGTGGGAGAACCGCCCGCAGCCGCCGCTGGCGTTCCTGGGCAGCAACATCTATGTCTGGTTCGGCCTGGCTCTGCTGATCTGGACACCGGTCGGCACCCGCAGTCCGGTTGCCGTCGGCGAACCGGAAAGGGTCTTGGCCCCGGATCTCGGCAAGCTGGTCTGA
- a CDS encoding ATP-binding cassette domain-containing protein, translated as MGIDTNAIYAEGLVKRYGDTTALAGVDLAVRPGTVLGLLGPNGAGKTTAVRILATLVSPDAGHATVGGFDIGKQAHQVRRLIGLTGQYASVDEQLTGTENLIMVGRLLGLSRPAARDRARALLTRFDLVDAAARAAGKYSGGMRRRLDLAASLVGDPRLLFLDEPTTGLDPRSRNEVWDIVRGLVADGTTVLLTTQYLDEADRLADEIVVIDHGRVIATGTPEQLKARTGVRTVTVSAALADDLEKLVAEVRRVASGPVDVRGDTVVAPVTDPGALTALVRRLDDAGLVIAELALRSPSLDEVFLGLTGAAR; from the coding sequence ATGGGAATCGACACCAACGCCATCTACGCCGAGGGCCTGGTGAAACGCTACGGCGACACCACCGCCCTGGCCGGGGTGGACCTCGCGGTCCGACCCGGCACGGTGCTCGGCCTGCTCGGGCCGAACGGGGCCGGCAAGACCACCGCGGTCCGGATCCTGGCCACCCTGGTCAGCCCGGACGCCGGGCACGCCACTGTCGGCGGATTCGACATCGGGAAGCAGGCACACCAGGTCCGCCGGCTCATCGGCCTGACCGGGCAGTACGCCTCCGTCGACGAGCAGCTCACCGGCACCGAGAACCTGATCATGGTGGGGCGCCTGCTCGGCCTCTCCCGCCCGGCCGCCCGGGACCGCGCCCGCGCCCTCCTGACGCGGTTCGATCTGGTCGACGCCGCCGCCCGCGCGGCCGGCAAGTACTCCGGCGGGATGCGGCGCCGCCTCGACCTGGCCGCCAGCCTGGTCGGCGACCCGCGCCTGCTCTTCCTGGACGAGCCCACCACCGGCCTGGACCCGCGCAGCCGCAACGAGGTGTGGGACATCGTCCGCGGGCTGGTCGCCGACGGGACCACGGTGCTGCTCACCACCCAGTACCTGGACGAGGCCGACCGGCTGGCCGACGAGATCGTGGTGATCGACCACGGCCGGGTGATCGCCACCGGGACGCCGGAGCAGCTCAAGGCCCGGACCGGGGTGCGGACCGTGACGGTGAGCGCGGCGCTCGCCGACGACCTCGAGAAGCTGGTCGCCGAGGTCCGCCGGGTCGCCTCCGGCCCGGTCGACGTGCGCGGTGACACGGTGGTCGCGCCGGTCACCGATCCCGGCGCGCTGACCGCCCTGGTACGGCGCCTGGACGACGCCGGGCTGGTGATCGCCGAGCTGGCACTGCGCAGCCCGAGCCTGGACGAGGTCTTCCTCGGCCTGACCGGAGCGGCGCGATGA
- a CDS encoding ABC transporter permease — MSTMAVRNTATLAWRTLVQIKHNPVELIDFSIQPVMFLLLFTYVFGGQMAGSPQEYLTFALAGIIVQNLLFATMNTGVGLNTDISKGVFDRLRSLPIARFAPLAGRIVADVIKQGWAVALLLGVGMLLGFRITTGPVEVLGAFALLLGFALAASWISVLVAMLVDEPDKVQIFGFVLIFPITFASSAFVRPETMPGWLRGFVRINPASVLSDAVRGLLTGGPVARPVLESVLWALALLAVFAPLSVRAFRRRT; from the coding sequence ATGAGCACGATGGCCGTACGCAACACCGCCACCCTCGCCTGGCGGACCCTGGTGCAGATCAAGCACAACCCGGTGGAGCTGATCGACTTCAGCATCCAGCCGGTGATGTTCCTGCTGCTGTTCACGTACGTCTTCGGCGGGCAGATGGCCGGCTCGCCGCAGGAGTACCTGACGTTCGCGCTGGCCGGGATCATCGTGCAGAACCTGCTGTTCGCCACGATGAACACCGGGGTGGGCCTGAACACCGACATCAGCAAGGGCGTCTTCGACCGTCTGCGGTCGCTGCCGATCGCCCGGTTCGCGCCGCTGGCCGGGCGGATCGTCGCCGACGTGATCAAGCAGGGGTGGGCGGTGGCGCTCCTGCTCGGGGTCGGCATGCTGCTCGGCTTCCGGATCACCACCGGGCCGGTCGAGGTGCTCGGGGCGTTCGCGTTGCTGCTCGGGTTCGCGCTGGCCGCGTCGTGGATCTCGGTGCTGGTCGCCATGCTCGTCGACGAGCCGGACAAGGTGCAGATCTTCGGATTCGTGCTGATCTTCCCGATCACGTTCGCGAGCAGTGCCTTCGTCCGGCCGGAGACGATGCCGGGCTGGTTACGGGGGTTCGTGCGGATCAACCCGGCCAGCGTGCTGTCCGACGCCGTGCGGGGGCTGCTCACCGGCGGCCCGGTGGCGCGTCCGGTGCTCGAGTCGGTGCTGTGGGCGCTGGCCCTGCTGGCGGTCTTCGCGCCGCTGTCGGTGCGGGCGTTCCGCCGCCGGACCTAG
- a CDS encoding BTAD domain-containing putative transcriptional regulator, translating into MDIGVLGPLELRSGTGELVPITGTRLRTLMILLALDANRTVSADRLIDGIWGDKTPAAATNALQALVSRLRRTAPELRVEATPTGYRLTIDPQNIDIYRFENSGSPGDALRLWRGDPEFPDIAAAEAARLRHLHLTTKKAWLTAEMAHRDVVPDLEALLAEHPLDEPLAALLIRALRHNGSPARALDAFDRIRRRLADELGTDPSPELAHLHLELLAEEPPRGNLPTELSSFVGREADISAVRALLGEHRLVTLTGPGGSGKTRLSVEAGGRLPGPVWRAELAPVRDPAELPQAVLTALHPREQVLLGSSRDPLTRLRDAVASREMVLVLDNCEHLIEAAAEVADVLLRAAPGLRVLATSREPLGIPGEALYPVEPLESPPPDADVATAAGFPAVRLLLDRAAGFTLSDGTVAHVVRICRALDGMPLAIELAAARLRTLPAAVLADRLADRFRLLTGGSRTALPRHQTLRAVVDWSWDLLGEPERRLWRRLAAFPGGAGVPAVEQVCDADLDLLGALVDKSLLVLGPDGRYRMLETIREYGLERLAEAGETESMRVAIAGWLLDRAREAEPHLRGAGQLTWMARLRAEHDNLHAAVRAAIAAGDKATAVALVASLGWYWWLCGHRVEGTSLCLDALALDGEADRQELALAHTLAALNGVEGPLGFAEVRESFRRALELIEPSPDSHPGLRLVVPMAALYTSPEQDRVIALSQALYDDPDPWLRAIARMIVGQVRLNFGEPAEVAEADLAAALAGFRAVGDRWGIAFTLSALADLTAARGDFARAVGWQQEAVALVEEVGVQEDLPQLSAKMAHQMWLAGDREAAHQTLRRARRQALDAGVPEVMGSVLHASASIARDEGRLDDARREIARAVELIAHSTLAPQFRAIAASAQGLIEGAAGRLAEARARHREALEVAAGTLDSPVIAQVLVGIADLARRENDPARAAYLLGAAVAVRGAADRTVQDADRVEREARAALGDAGFEAAFRRGDGFDLTRDAQDVFGTP; encoded by the coding sequence GTGGACATCGGGGTGCTGGGGCCGCTGGAGCTGCGCTCCGGCACCGGAGAACTCGTGCCGATCACCGGCACCCGACTGCGTACCCTGATGATCCTCCTCGCCCTCGATGCGAACCGCACCGTTTCCGCGGACCGCCTGATCGATGGCATCTGGGGCGACAAGACACCCGCCGCCGCCACGAACGCCCTGCAAGCCCTGGTCTCCCGGCTCCGCCGGACCGCTCCGGAACTGCGCGTCGAAGCCACTCCCACCGGCTACCGCCTGACCATCGACCCACAAAATATAGATATATACCGTTTCGAGAACAGCGGCAGCCCCGGCGACGCCCTGCGACTCTGGCGCGGCGACCCCGAGTTCCCCGACATCGCCGCCGCCGAGGCGGCCCGGCTGCGCCACCTGCACCTCACCACCAAAAAGGCCTGGCTCACCGCCGAGATGGCGCACCGCGACGTGGTGCCCGACCTGGAGGCCCTGCTCGCCGAGCACCCCCTGGACGAGCCGCTGGCCGCCCTCCTGATCAGGGCCCTGCGGCACAACGGCAGCCCGGCCCGCGCCCTGGACGCCTTCGACCGGATCCGCCGGCGCCTGGCCGACGAACTCGGCACCGACCCCTCCCCCGAACTCGCCCACCTGCACCTGGAGCTGCTCGCCGAGGAACCGCCACGCGGGAACCTCCCCACCGAGCTGAGCAGTTTCGTCGGCCGGGAGGCCGACATCAGCGCCGTCCGCGCCCTGCTCGGCGAGCACCGCCTGGTCACCCTGACCGGTCCGGGCGGCAGCGGGAAGACGCGGCTGTCGGTCGAGGCCGGCGGCCGGCTGCCGGGTCCGGTCTGGCGTGCGGAGCTTGCTCCGGTACGCGATCCCGCCGAGCTCCCGCAGGCCGTCCTCACCGCGTTGCACCCACGCGAGCAGGTTCTCCTGGGTTCCTCGCGCGATCCCCTCACCCGGCTGCGAGACGCGGTGGCGTCCCGCGAGATGGTGCTCGTCCTGGACAACTGCGAGCACCTGATCGAGGCCGCCGCCGAGGTCGCCGACGTGCTGCTGCGCGCCGCGCCGGGGCTACGCGTGCTGGCCACCAGCCGGGAGCCGCTGGGCATCCCGGGCGAGGCGCTCTACCCGGTGGAGCCGCTGGAGTCGCCGCCGCCGGATGCGGACGTGGCCACCGCGGCCGGCTTCCCGGCGGTCCGGCTGCTGCTGGACCGGGCCGCCGGGTTCACCCTGAGCGACGGCACCGTGGCGCACGTGGTCCGGATCTGCCGGGCGCTGGACGGGATGCCGCTCGCCATCGAGCTGGCCGCGGCCCGGTTGCGCACCCTGCCGGCGGCGGTGCTCGCCGACCGGCTGGCCGACCGGTTCCGGCTGCTCACCGGCGGCAGCCGGACCGCCCTGCCCCGGCATCAGACGCTGCGCGCGGTGGTGGACTGGAGCTGGGACCTGCTCGGCGAGCCGGAGCGGCGGCTGTGGCGGCGGCTGGCCGCGTTCCCCGGTGGCGCCGGCGTGCCGGCTGTCGAGCAGGTCTGCGACGCCGACCTGGACCTGCTCGGCGCGCTGGTCGACAAGTCGCTGCTGGTCCTCGGGCCGGACGGGCGGTACCGGATGCTGGAGACCATCCGGGAGTACGGCCTGGAGCGGCTGGCCGAGGCGGGCGAGACCGAGTCGATGCGGGTGGCGATCGCCGGCTGGCTGCTGGACCGGGCCCGCGAGGCCGAGCCGCACCTGCGCGGCGCCGGGCAGCTCACCTGGATGGCCCGGCTGCGCGCGGAGCACGACAACCTGCACGCCGCGGTCCGGGCCGCGATCGCCGCCGGGGACAAGGCCACAGCGGTCGCGCTGGTCGCCAGCCTGGGCTGGTACTGGTGGCTGTGCGGGCACCGGGTCGAGGGCACCAGCCTGTGTCTCGACGCGCTCGCGCTGGACGGCGAGGCGGACCGGCAGGAGCTGGCGCTGGCGCACACCCTGGCGGCGCTCAACGGCGTCGAGGGGCCGCTCGGCTTCGCCGAGGTGCGCGAGTCGTTCCGCCGGGCGCTGGAGCTGATCGAACCGTCCCCGGACAGCCATCCCGGGCTGCGGCTGGTGGTGCCGATGGCCGCGCTCTACACCTCGCCGGAGCAGGACCGGGTGATCGCTCTCAGCCAGGCGCTCTACGACGACCCGGACCCGTGGCTGCGCGCCATCGCCCGGATGATCGTCGGGCAGGTGCGGCTCAACTTCGGCGAGCCGGCCGAGGTGGCCGAGGCCGACCTGGCCGCGGCGCTGGCCGGGTTCCGGGCGGTCGGCGACCGCTGGGGGATCGCCTTCACGCTGAGCGCGCTGGCCGACCTGACCGCCGCCCGCGGCGACTTCGCCCGCGCGGTCGGCTGGCAGCAGGAGGCTGTCGCGCTGGTCGAGGAGGTCGGCGTACAGGAGGATCTGCCGCAGCTCAGCGCGAAGATGGCGCACCAGATGTGGCTGGCGGGCGACCGCGAGGCGGCACACCAGACGCTGCGCCGGGCCCGGCGGCAGGCGCTCGACGCGGGCGTCCCGGAGGTGATGGGCTCGGTGCTGCACGCCAGCGCGTCGATAGCCCGCGACGAGGGCCGCCTGGACGACGCCCGCCGGGAGATCGCGCGGGCCGTCGAGCTGATCGCCCACTCGACGCTCGCGCCGCAGTTCCGGGCCATCGCGGCGAGCGCCCAGGGCCTGATCGAGGGCGCGGCGGGCCGGCTGGCCGAGGCGCGGGCCCGGCACCGGGAGGCGCTGGAGGTCGCGGCCGGCACGCTGGACTCCCCGGTGATCGCGCAGGTGCTGGTCGGGATCGCCGACCTGGCCCGGCGGGAGAACGATCCGGCGCGCGCCGCCTACCTGCTGGGCGCCGCGGTCGCGGTGCGCGGCGCTGCCGACCGCACGGTCCAGGACGCCGACCGCGTCGAGCGCGAGGCCCGCGCCGCACTCGGCGACGCGGGCTTCGAGGCTGCCTTCCGCCGCGGCGACGGTTTCGACCTCACCCGAGATGCCCAAGACGTCTTCGGTACGCCCTGA
- a CDS encoding ElyC/SanA/YdcF family protein, producing the protein MAVALSFEILPGTPGLALAEVAHVLVPGRGRTATGDGLTPEGAARVAVAADLFRTLGADRGVIVCAGYKSPADHKGRPWTTPEAPGEVFCGVPEADLMRDALLASGGDPFLVRAERHSVDTVTNLLHAESHFGDSRPVAIVSQRSHLQRILPIIAPRTLRRPYLGVVVPPLSPGAVPSSMPGVVPPPDSEHFLADLASRVIAARLPADPARAATVATRRAVLLWRLAQALGKREYL; encoded by the coding sequence TTGGCTGTTGCTCTGAGTTTCGAGATCCTGCCGGGGACGCCCGGGCTCGCCCTCGCCGAGGTGGCACATGTGCTGGTGCCCGGCCGTGGCCGCACCGCCACCGGCGACGGACTCACCCCTGAGGGTGCCGCCCGGGTAGCCGTCGCGGCTGATCTCTTCCGGACATTGGGCGCCGATCGCGGCGTGATCGTCTGCGCCGGCTACAAGTCTCCGGCCGACCACAAGGGCCGCCCGTGGACCACTCCGGAGGCGCCCGGCGAGGTGTTCTGCGGCGTCCCCGAGGCCGATCTCATGCGAGACGCGCTGCTCGCTTCCGGTGGGGACCCATTTCTCGTACGCGCGGAGCGCCACTCCGTCGACACGGTCACCAATCTGCTGCACGCCGAGAGTCACTTCGGCGATTCCCGGCCGGTGGCGATCGTCTCGCAGCGATCCCACCTGCAGCGCATCCTGCCGATCATCGCCCCGCGTACCCTGCGCCGGCCTTACCTCGGCGTGGTCGTCCCGCCGCTTTCGCCGGGGGCCGTTCCGTCGTCCATGCCGGGGGTCGTTCCGCCACCGGACTCCGAACACTTCCTGGCTGACCTGGCCAGCCGCGTGATCGCGGCCCGCCTGCCCGCGGACCCGGCCCGCGCCGCGACCGTCGCCACCCGCCGAGCCGTTCTGCTCTGGCGTCTGGCCCAAGCGCTCGGCAAACGCGAATACCTCTGA
- the glnA gene encoding type I glutamate--ammonia ligase: MFANPEELLRYLKDEGVKFVDVRFCDLPGVMQHFNIPVESFDDSVVTDGLAFDGSSIRGFQAIHESDMMLLPDVATAFVDPFRQQKTLALNFFIHDPFTREAYSRDPRNVAKKAEAYLASSGIADTAYFGAEAEFYIFDSIRHETSAHQAFYYIDSIEGAWNSGREEEGGNRGYKTAYKGGYFPVSPVDHYSDLRDSMVRRLIDTGFTVERSHHEVGTAGQAEINYKFSTLLHAGDQMQLFKYIIKNTAWEHGKTATFMPKPLFGDNGSGMHTHQSLWLGGEPLFYDETGYAGLSDTARWYIGGLLHHAPSLLAFTNPTVNSYRRLVPGYEAPVNLVYSQRNRSACTRIPVTGSNPKAKRVEFRVPDPSSNPYLAFSAQMMAGLDGIKNKIEPPAPIDKDLYDLPPEEWGSVKQVPGSLDAVLNSLENDHEFLTAGGVFTDDLISTWIDYKRTNEIDPVRLRPTPHEFEMYYNV; this comes from the coding sequence GTGTTCGCCAATCCCGAGGAACTCCTGCGATACCTCAAAGACGAGGGCGTCAAGTTCGTCGACGTACGTTTCTGTGACCTCCCCGGCGTGATGCAGCACTTCAACATCCCGGTGGAGTCGTTCGACGACAGTGTGGTGACCGACGGCCTCGCCTTCGACGGGTCCTCGATCCGCGGCTTCCAGGCCATCCACGAGTCCGACATGATGCTGCTGCCCGACGTCGCGACCGCGTTCGTCGACCCGTTCCGCCAGCAGAAGACGCTCGCGCTGAACTTCTTCATCCACGACCCGTTCACCCGCGAGGCGTACTCGCGTGACCCGCGGAACGTGGCGAAGAAGGCCGAGGCGTACCTCGCCTCCAGCGGCATCGCCGACACCGCCTACTTCGGCGCCGAGGCGGAGTTCTACATCTTCGACTCGATCCGCCACGAGACCTCCGCGCACCAGGCGTTCTACTACATCGACTCGATCGAGGGCGCGTGGAACTCCGGCCGTGAGGAGGAGGGTGGCAACCGCGGGTACAAGACCGCGTACAAGGGTGGCTACTTCCCGGTCTCCCCGGTCGACCACTACTCCGACCTGCGTGACTCGATGGTCCGCCGCCTGATCGACACCGGCTTCACCGTCGAGCGCTCGCACCACGAGGTCGGCACCGCCGGCCAGGCCGAGATCAACTACAAGTTCTCGACGCTGCTGCACGCCGGCGACCAGATGCAGCTGTTCAAGTACATCATCAAGAACACCGCCTGGGAGCACGGCAAGACGGCGACCTTCATGCCGAAGCCGCTCTTCGGTGACAACGGTTCCGGCATGCACACCCACCAGAGCCTCTGGCTGGGCGGCGAGCCGCTGTTCTACGACGAGACCGGTTACGCCGGCCTGTCCGACACGGCCCGCTGGTACATCGGTGGCCTGCTGCACCACGCGCCGTCGCTGCTCGCGTTCACCAACCCGACGGTCAACTCGTACCGGCGCCTGGTGCCCGGCTACGAGGCCCCGGTCAACCTGGTCTACTCGCAGCGCAACCGCTCCGCCTGCACCCGCATCCCGGTCACCGGCAGCAACCCGAAGGCCAAGCGCGTCGAGTTCCGCGTGCCGGACCCGTCGTCCAACCCGTACCTGGCCTTCTCCGCCCAGATGATGGCCGGCCTGGACGGCATCAAGAACAAGATCGAGCCCCCGGCTCCGATCGACAAGGACCTGTACGACCTGCCGCCGGAGGAGTGGGGCAGCGTCAAGCAGGTGCCGGGCTCGCTGGACGCCGTGCTCAACTCCCTGGAGAACGACCACGAGTTCCTCACCGCCGGCGGCGTCTTCACCGACGACCTGATCTCCACCTGGATCGACTACAAGCGGACCAACGAGATCGACCCGGTCCGCCTGCGCCCGACCCCCCACGAGTTCGAGATGTACTACAACGTCTGA
- a CDS encoding RDD family protein, whose amino-acid sequence MAASANDVPLAAARPEPAGGGQRLIALLIDWVLCLLVASLYASPNRVAWPPVVLLILINTFFLGLFGQTPGMRLARIRCVAFADGGAIGLGRGLIRAVLLALLIPALIADGDGRGLHDRAAGSMVVRRARD is encoded by the coding sequence GTGGCAGCTTCCGCGAACGACGTACCCCTTGCCGCGGCCCGCCCGGAGCCCGCGGGTGGTGGGCAGCGCCTGATCGCGCTGCTCATCGACTGGGTCCTCTGCCTTCTGGTGGCGAGCCTCTATGCCAGTCCGAACCGGGTGGCCTGGCCGCCGGTGGTCCTGCTGATCCTGATCAACACGTTCTTCCTCGGGCTGTTCGGCCAGACGCCCGGGATGCGGCTGGCCCGGATCCGCTGCGTCGCGTTCGCCGACGGCGGCGCGATCGGCCTGGGCCGCGGGCTGATCCGGGCGGTGCTGCTGGCGCTGCTGATCCCCGCGCTGATCGCCGACGGCGACGGCCGTGGCCTGCACGACCGCGCCGCCGGATCGATGGTCGTCCGGCGGGCGCGCGACTGA